The Deinococcus aquaedulcis region TGTCAAGTTTATTGCGGCTTGAAAAACGTGGCTGAGGTTGCAAGGCCAGGGACCCACCCATGCCGCTGGGCGCAACGGCCACGCAACGCCCCCAGCGGCATGGTGAAGGTGTTCGATCACGCCCCGGTCACGCCCGGCGGCTTACCGTGGCCCCACCCCAGGAGGTTTTCGCCATGACTCACACCCGCACGCTCCTTCCTCTGCTGACCCTCTCCCTGCTGGGCCTCTCGGCCCCCGCCGCCGCCCAGAAAACCACCGTCACCATTGGCGGCCAGCCAGTCAGCCTGGACACCGTGAAGGTGGGCGGGCGCACCTATGTGGCCCTGGACCAGTTGCAAAAGGCTCTGACAGCGGGGGGGGGTGCCAACCAGCTTGGCGCCGCCGAAGGCTGCCTGAACGAATGGCTGTTCAACGGCACCTGGCGCCTGCGCGCCACCGCCGTCAAGTACGTGCCCGACGCGGGCAACGGCAACTACTACGGCTGGGTGGTAACCACCGAGATTCGCAATGGGGGGAAACAACTGCTGAACCTCGCCAATACCGGCATTGAGTTCGGCGTCAGCCTCGCCCTGAAAAACGGCAACACCAAAGCTCTGGGCCTGAACGGCATCGCCTCCGCTTTCAAAACGGGAACGGACCTGCCGCCCGGCGCCGGCCTCGTGATGGACCTGCCCTTCTCCTGGCAGGGCGGGAAGCCCACCAACGCCGAACTGCAGGCCAACCCGCCCGTGAAGCTGATTGTGCCGGTGGACGTGAGCGCCCTGCGCCGGGGCGGCAGCACCCTGTACAAAACCGTGAACTATGCCAAGGACCCCAATTTCCGCGTGAACCTGACCTGCAAGAAATAGAGGGAAAGAAGGTGCGCGCGGCCTGTTTCCCAGCAGGCCGCGCGCATTTTTCACCCTCCTACCCGCTTAACGCGAGAGGATGTAGTTCAGGCCGGTGGCGGGGTCCAGCACGTGCAGGGCGCCGTCGAAGCCCACGATCAGCTGGCTGCTGCCGGGAATGGCGTACAGGGTGGCGCTGCTGGCGCGGCCCTTGCTCAGCGGCGTGCCCTTGGGCGGCTCAATCAGGGTGCGGTCGCCCGTGGCCGGGTCAATACGTACCAGGGCAAAGGGCTCGGCCGACACCTGCGCCTGGGTGGTGTACAGGGCGCCGCCGCTGTAGACCAGCGCGCTGCCAATGTGCGCCGCGCCCTGGCCCTTCTTGAACACCTGCGCGCCCCCCTGGTCGGTCTGGCCAGAAATCAGACGGCGCTCGCCCGTCTTCATGTCCACGCTGACCACGATGTAGTTGGGGTTGGGCCCACCCGAGGCGTACAGGGTGGTGCCGTTCACCGCAAAGTCCCCGAAGATGGGCCCGGTGCCGGCGAGGCTGCTGGTCCAGGGGATGCCGCTGCCCTGCACGTTGTCGCCGCTGACATCAAAGCGCGAGACCGAGGTGCAGCGGTAGTCGTTTTTGGCCTCCAGCTTGAACAGCGCAAAGCCCGAGCCGATGGGGCTGTTGCTGCCCATCATGTACACGTTGCCCTCGGCGTCGGTGGCCATGTAGGTGTGCGGCAGGGCCGGATTGACCGCCTTGGGGTCCAGCTGGGTGCAGAAGTAGCCGTTGCCAGGGGCAGTGGGCTGCGGGGCCGGGGCGGGGGCAGGCGCCGCTGGCTTGGGGCCGCCCAGCAGCCCGCCCAGCAGGCCCCCCACGTTCACGTTGCCAATGGGTGTGGACACAGTGGTGTTGGGCACGGACACCCCAGGCGCGCTGGGGGCGTTTCCGCCGGTCTGGGCGGGGCGGCGGGGGTCGGCGTACTTGAGCTCCACCGTGTCGCGCACGCGGGTGTCGCCAGCGGTCGTGGGGGTCCACAGCAGAGTGCGGTCCCCGGTGCGGGGGTCAATGCGGATCAGTTGCCCCGTATGGGCCAGCAGCGAGCCGTCGGGCAGCGGCTGCACGTCGTAAATGTTGCCCAGGGTGTACAGGTCCAGCATGTCGCGGTCGCCCTGCACTTTCACGCCCTTGCCTACTTTCTCAATGGTGTTCAGGTAGCCGCTCACCACGCGGCGGTTGCCGGTGTTCAGGTCTACCGCCATCACCACGCCGAAGGGGTCCGTGTTGCGCAGCGTTTCCAGGGCGAGGTACAGGGTCTGGCCGTCCGGGGTCACAAAGCCGCCCCGGAACTGCTCGGCGCCGCCCTGGTAAAAGGTGGAGCCGCTGCCAATGGCGCCCACGCCGTCGGGGGCGCTTTTGGCCACGCAGCGCATGTTGGCGCTGTCCTTGGTGCAGTCAATCATGGCAGGCAGGGCGTGGGCCTGGGGGGCCAGCAGGCCCAGGGCAGCGGTCAGGGCAAACAGTCGCTTCATGGTGGGGGTCCTCCGGGACGGTGGGGATGGCAAGGGTCAAGACGCCAGGCGGGTCTGGGGGCCGCTGGCTAGGGGCAAAGCTGGACCCGCACGGGCCCGCTTCAGCGCAGCCCGGAGTGTAGAGCGTGAACTTTTCCGCGCTCACCGCATCTGCTCTTGACTTGGCGCGGGCAGGTCTGTAGGCCCGCGCTGGTTCACGCTGCAAAAGGCCGCCGCAGAGGCTTCCCTCGGCGGCAGTGCGGTCGTGATTCTCTGGCTGGGGCGCCTTCCCACTTACCGCTGAACGCCACCCACAAGTTCCATCATGCCGGTGCCCTTTGCGGGTTGCCCGGCCCAGGTGCCCTGCACTTCAATGGGCCCTTCCCAGTAGTCAATGCGGGTGCTGCGGCTGCGCAACTCCTGCTCGCGGCGCACGGCGCGCACGGTCAGGTCAAAGTCGTCGGCCTGCAGGCGCCAGCCCAGGGTGTAGGTGTGGCCTGCCGGACTGGTCCAGGTGTCGCCCGGGGTGGCGCGCAGGCCCGTGACGGGGCGCACCTGTCCGCCGGGGCCCACCACACTGCCGATCAATTGCGCCACCTCACCGTCCGGGCGGCGCACGCGGTACACCATCAGGTCGTCGCCGCTTTGCAGATGCACGCTGAACCAGTCCCATAGGGCCGTCTGCCCAGGAATCTGGTTGCCCCACTGGTGGTCCAGCCACGCCTGCCCCTGCACCGTCCGGCCCCCCACCATCCCTTTAAGCGCCAGGCGCGTTACCCCCTGGTAGTACAGCGCCCCCACACCGGGGCCCCCGCTGTAACCGGGCGGATGAATCACCGGGGCTTTCAGCGGCGTCAGGGTCAGGTTCAGCGGCCCCGCCTTCAGCTCGAAGGGTGCCGCAGGGC contains the following coding sequences:
- a CDS encoding lipocalin family protein codes for the protein MKRLLPLLTAALLGACAPVQTTVDPAALPHATDYGPHNFPMEWWYVSAYLPEEALALHWAQFRVRDSRLPVPLMISHVAVTDLRSGTLSFLEQPAGSGDAAFPPLQLAQGEWTFRQQGNSPAAPFELKAGPLNLTLTPLKAPVIHPPGYSGGPGVGALYYQGVTRLALKGMVGGRTVQGQAWLDHQWGNQIPGQTALWDWFSVHLQSGDDLMVYRVRRPDGEVAQLIGSVVGPGGQVRPVTGLRATPGDTWTSPAGHTYTLGWRLQADDFDLTVRAVRREQELRSRSTRIDYWEGPIEVQGTWAGQPAKGTGMMELVGGVQR